One window of Vespula pensylvanica isolate Volc-1 chromosome 13, ASM1446617v1, whole genome shotgun sequence genomic DNA carries:
- the LOC122633764 gene encoding ras-related protein Rap-2a: MREFKVVVLGSGGVGKSALTVQFVSGCFMEKYDPTIEDFYRKEIEVDSSPCVLEILDTAGTEQFASMRDLYIKNGQGFVVVYSLTNHQTFQDIKAMKELITRVKGTERVPVLLVANKLDLEHQREVDTAEGNALAQLWGCPFVEASAKNRTNVNEMFAEIVREMNFSPEKEKKSYCCCSVL, translated from the coding sequence ATGCGCGAATTTAAAGTTGTCGTGCTCGGCTCGGGCGGGGTGGGCAAGAGCGCGCTCACCGTTCAATTCGTGTCCGGATGCTTTATGGAGAAATACGATCCAACGATCGAGGATTTCTATCGCAAGGAAATCGAAGTCGATAGCTCGCCTTGCGTACTCGAAATTCTCGACACCGCCGGTACCGAGCAATTTGCGAGTATGCGCGacctttatataaaaaatggtcagggtttcgtcgtcgtttacAGTCTGACGAATCATCAGACCTTTCAGGATATCAAAGCGATGAAGGAGCTTATAACTCGTGTCAAAGGCACCGAACGAGTACCCGTACTACTTGTTGCCAATAAGCTTGACCTAGAACATCAACGAGAAGTCGACACCGCCGAGGGAAATGCATTGGCACAACTTTGGGGTTGTCCTTTCGTCGAGGCGTCCGCTAAAAATCGTACGAACGTCAACGAGATGTTTGCTGAAATTGTGCGCGAAATGAACTTTAGTcccgaaaaagagaagaaaagctaTTGCTGCTGCAGCGTCCTCTAA